The sequence GTAAAGTCATTCGATCCTGCGTTACAAAAATGAAACGAATTGCTGATGAAGCTGTTATTACCACGATTGAAGGCGTGGGCACCAAGGAACACTTACACCCCTTACAGCTGGCCTGGATGATTCATGGTGCTGCTCAATGTGGTTTTTGTAGTCCGGGATTCATTGTTTCTGCCAAACAACTCTTAGAGGAAAATAATAATCCCACGAGGGACGAGGTTCGAGATTGGTTCCAAAAGCACAGAAATGCCTGCCGATGTACAGGGTACAAACCTTTAGTTGACGCAGTAATGGAAGCTTCTCGTTTAATACGCGGTGAGGTAACTGTTGAAGAGTTATGGTGTAAATTGCCTGAAGACGGACGGATTTGGGGCACAGAGTACATTCGCCCTTCGGCCTTGGCCAAAGTTACAGGTACTTGGGATTTCGGTGCTGATGTAGGAATCAAAATGCCTTGTGAAACTTTGCAGCTCAAATTGGTACAGGCCAAAGTTTCTCATGCTAATATTCTCTCCATTGATACCTCTGAAGCTGAGAAAATGCCGGGAGTTTATCGAGTTATTACCCATAAAGATGTTGTCGGCAAAAACCAAATTACCGGTTTAATCACTTTCCCAACCAATAAGGGAGATGGATGGGATCGCCCGATTCTCTGTGAGAAAAAAGTGTTCCAATTTGGCGATGCCATAGCCATTGTTGCAGCTGATACGGCAGCACACGCTCAGGCAGCGGCTGATAAAGTAAAAGTGGAACTTGAATTGCTCCCCGAATACATGAGTGCTCCTGCAGCCATGGCGGATGATGCCATTGAAATACACCCCGGCACACCCAACGTTTATTTCGAAACCAAGGTGGTAAAAGGAGATGAAACCGCTCCTTTAATGGAAACCGCTGATGTAGTTGTGGAGGATGACTTTTATATCGGACGACAACCACATATGCCTATTGAACCAGATGTGGGTTTTGCCTTTTTCAATGAAGAGGGTAAGCTGATTATTCATTCTAAGAGTATCGGAATTCATCTCCATCAAGCAATGATCTGTGCAGGGATCGGAATTGAGTCCGATAAGCTGATTTTGGTACAAAACCCTGCCGGTGGAACTTTTGGCTATAAATTCAGTCCAACCATTGAAGCTTTATTAGGGGTTGCCGCTGTGGCCACAGGTAAACCGGTCTACCTGGAATTTGACTACTATCAGCAAACCACTTATACAGGAAAACGTTCACCTTTCTTTATTAATCTCAAATATGGGGCGACTAAAGAGGGTAAATTAGTAGCCATGGAATCAGATTGGACTGTCGACCATGGTCCCTATTCTGAATTCGGCGACTTGCTGACTATGCGCGGTACACAGTTCATAGGCTGCGGTTACAATATCCCCAATATTCGGGGTAATGGACGAACTGTGTGTACGAACCATGCTTGGGGTTCGGCTTTCCGAGGGTATGGATCTCCACAAAGTACCTTCTCCTCAGAGGTATTAATGGACGAATTGGCAGAAAAGTTAGGAATGGATCCCTTTGAATTACGTTACAAAAACGTCTACAGACCGGGGGATACCACACCAACGGGATGTGAACCTGATGTCTACTGCCTGGTGGATATTCTGGATAAACTTAAACCTTGCTATGAAACGGCTCAGGAATGGGTTAAACAGCCGGCATCCTCACCTGACAAGAAACGCGGAATTGGAATATCCATTGGTGTCTATGGATCAGGCCTGGACGGAGCAGACAGCTCTGTGGTCAATGCAGAGTTAACTTCAAAAGGCGTAACAATATATACTTCTTGGGAAGACCATGGGCAGGGTGCGGATATGGGAACTTTAGCAACGGCTCATGAAGCCCTGCGTCCTTTGGGAATCAAGCCAGAGGATATCAAGTTGGTCATGAATGACATGGAGAAAACTCCTAACAGCGGACCGGCGGGTGGAAGTCGTTCCCAAGTATTAGTTGGTAATGCAACTCGAGTTGCTTGTGAAGAACTCATCAAAGGGATTAGCAAAGAGGACGGAACTTTCCGCACCTATGACGAGATGATTGCCGAAAAATTGCCGGTTTATTTTAGCGGTGCTTGGACTGCTCCTGCTTCGGAGTGCAGTGTAGAGACCGGACAAGGAAATCCCTTTGCCGTCTATATGTACGGAGCTTTCTTATCTCAAGTTGAAGTCAACATCACCACCGGGAAGACTGAAGTTGTAAAAATGACAATGGTAGCAGATGTAGGAAAAATCGCCAACAAATTAGTCGTAGATGGACAATTGTATGGCGGCTTAGTTCAAGGTTTAGGCTTAGCTCTTAGTGAAGATTTCGAAGACATCAAGAAACACATTGATTTGATCAGCTGTGGCTTACCATTTATTAAAGATGTCCCGGATAATATTGAACTCCATTATGTAGAGACCCATAGGCCTCATGGCCCCTTCGGAGCTGCAGGCTCAGGAGAATTGCCCCTGACCTCTCCTCATGCTTCCATCATCAACGCCATTTACAACGCGTGCGGAGCTCGGATCACCCACCTGCCTGCTCGTCCGGAAAAGGTTCTGGCGGCACTCAATGCTAAGAAATAATTAATCCGTCGGCTACGAACTTTGTATTACTCTTAAAGACTCCTCCTGGGGAAACAGGGGACGGTTCTTCTGTCTGGCTCTGGGAGGAGCGCTTTTTATCCTTTGCTGGCTCTGCGTCAGCAGCATGGATGTCTACCCTGAAATAACATTATAAAGTGAGTTGGTGTTGCTAATGGATCAAGACGAACTAAAAAAGCAAGAAGCCAAGTGTACTCAGGAAAGCCCTCCGGCCTGTACGGCAGGCTGTCCTATTCACGTAGACGTTCGGAAATTGATGACGGATATTCAAAAACAAGATTGGAAAAGTGCCTTAGCAACCCTCCAAAAGAAACAGCCCTTTCCCGGAATCATCGGACGAATCTGTGATCATCCCTGTGAAGCTGTCTGTCTTCGCCAAGACGTGGGAACAGCAGTTGCCATTTCTGCCCTAGAAGGGTTTTGTGTGCAAAATCACTATGCAAAAGTCAAGATGGGAATAGTTCCCTCAAAAAGCCAGACCGTTGCTATAGTTGGTTCAGGCCTGAGAGGCTTGACGGCAGCCTATGACTTAGCTAAAAAAGGATATAAAGTTAGCCTGTTTGAGAAAACTGACCGTTTGGGCGGATATCTCTGGAGTTACCCGAAGGATCAACTACCTTCTGAGATTATCGTCGAGGAATTGTCCGTGTTAAGCAGGCTCAACGTTCAGATACATCTAAACACAGCAATAACCTCCCAGGATTTAGGCCAACTCCAAGGAAAATTTAATGTCTTATATCTGGGGCTGGCCGAAAATTCACCGGAGATAACAGAGCTCTTAGGTGAGCAGCTGCAGATTGATCCCGCTACCTGTGCAACTCTCCTTCCTGGAATATTTGGCGGGTCTTATGCAGGTAATAATTCTCTCATTAATTCAGTAGCTGACGGCCGGAAGGCAGCAGTTTCCATGGATCGCTATTTGCAGGGCGTCTCCTTGACTGCTTCACGAGAAGGAGAAGGGGCTTTTGAGACCCAATTGTACGTTAATACCCGTGGAATAGATCCTTTATCCCGGGTGCCAATGAGTAACAGCTCCCAAGGGTATACCCTTGAGGAAGCCCTTCAAGAAGCGGGCAGGTGTCTGGACTGTCAATGTCTGGAGTGCGTTAAAGCTTGTAAGTATATGCAGGAATACGGAAGTTACCCTAAAAAGTATTTGAGGCAGATCTATAATAACGATACCATCGTCATGGGAATGCGCCATGGGAATAAAATGATCAATTCCTGCAGTCTCTGTGGCCAGTGCGCAGAAATATGTCCTCAGGGGCTGGATCTGGGGGTGGCCTGTAAAGCAACCCGGGAGAGCATGGTAAGCAAAGGGAAAATGCCTCCCTCGGCTCATGATTTCGCTCTGAGGGATATGACTTTCAACAACAGCGCGGAATTCACTTTAACCAGACATCAACCCGGCCACACTTCCAGTAAGTATGTCTTTTTTCCCGGCTGTCAATTAAGTGGTTCTTCGCCGGAACGAGTGAAACAGGTTTATGCCTATTTAACTGACAAGCTTTCCGGAGGAGTAGCTCTCCTGCTGCGTTGCTGCAACGCTCCCGCCGATTGGGCCGGAGATCAAGAATTATTTCAAAACAGTTTAAAGGATTTAGTGAATGAATGGGAGTCCTTAGGCAAACCGCAAATCATTGTCGCCTGCTCTACCTGTCACAGCATATTCCGGGAGAGGTTTCCGGAGGTGGTATCTTTATGGGAGCTGATGGCGGACTTGGGATTGCCTGAGCAGGGAGTCTGCCCCACCGGGGTTAAACTGGCTGTTCAAGACCCTTGTACCACAAGAAATGAGCCAAACCTCCAAGCTGCCGTACGCCAAATCTTACAGGAGCTGGGGTGTGAGATTGAAGAATTGCCCTACAGCAAAGAACGAACCAAGTGTTGTGGCTTCGGAGGACTGACATCCTTTGCTAATCCGAATTTAGGGAAGAAGATTGTTGAAGATCGAATCCAGGAAAGTTCTACGGACTATGTGGCCTACTGTGCGATGTGCCGGGATAATTTTGCCTCCCAGGGCAAACGAACGGTTCATCTCTTAGATTTGATGTTCGATACTAACTTTGAAGAGGCGGCACTTAGACCCAGGGTTGGTTTATCATATCGGCACGAAAATCGAGCAAAATTAAAAAGCACCTTGTTAGACTCGCTGTGGAAAGAAGTTCTGCCGAAAAAGGATGTGGCCTATTTGCAGATTAAACTCCAGTTAGATGAAAGAGTCCTGGGGATTATGGAAGAACGACGGATATTAATTGAAGATATTCAACGGGTCATAGAACTGGCCGAAGGGACGGGAAGAAAGTTTGTTAACCCTGACAATGGTCACAGCTTAGCCTATTTCCGGCCTGTCAAAGTGACCTATTGGGTTGAATATCAAGAACAGGAGCAAGGCTTTGTGGTACTCAATGTGTACAGCCACCGCATGGAAATTGTGGAGGAAGGATCATGAATAACAATCAAAAACAGACTCCTAAAACCCCTTGGAAGTGTGGGAAATGTGGCGGAGAGCTCCAGAGAGGGGCGGTCAAGGCCTCCTATTTGGGTAATGATTTTGTCGTAGAAGAGTTAAAATGCCTAAGCTGTGGCCTGGTCTTAATTACAGAAGATCTGGCTTTAGGGAAAATGTTTGAAGTAGAACAAAGCCTTGAGGATAAGTGAGGGGGGAGCGGGATGACCGTCGACGCATTTCGCATGTTTCAATTAGCTACCCAGGGATTCTGCTGCAGCCAAATCATGGTTATTCTAGGATTAGATGAACAAGGCCAGGAAAACCCAGACTTAATTAGAGCCATGCATGGGTTGTGCGGAGGGATAGGCAGATCGGGAAAAACCTGCGGAGCACTTACCGGCGGAGTGTGTGTACTTGGCTTAAAGATGGGGAAAGGAACGCCCCAGGAATTTGGTCATTCCAAATTAAACCGGATGATCAATGATTTGCTGGAGTGGTTTGAAGAGGTTCATGGCAGTATCGATTGTGACGGGATTTTAGATCACTCTCTGGGCGAGGGTAATGAGTACCCAGTGCAATGCGGCAATATTGTTTCAACTACCTTTAGTAAGGTTAATGAGATTTTGGCTGCCTATGCGGATGAGCCGGAAATGTCGGATGAGGAATAAACAGTGGATAATAATGACCAAGGAATTTTTAAACTATATGAGAGTGACCTCTTGCGCCAGAGTACAGGGGATACCCTGAGACCGGGTGGTTTTTACTTAACGGATCTTGGAGTAAAAAGCTGCAATTTTTCCCCGGGGGCGCGGGTACTAGATGTGGGCTGCGGCAGCGGCGCAACAGTTGATCGTTTGGTTTCCTTGTATGGACTACAGGCTTTAGGACTGGATCCCTCAGCACTGCTTCTGGAAAGTGGTCTAAAGAAGAACCCCAGTTTGAATCTGATTCAAGGACAGGGAGAAGACTTGCCTTTTCCTGCTCAGCAAATGGACGGAGTATTTGCCGAGTGCGCTTTGTCCGTTATGGCAGACCTGGATCAAGTTCTCCAGGAAATTTTTAGAGTTCTTAAACCAGGCGGGTGGTTAGTTATCAATGACGTTTATGCCAAGAATCCCGACGGACTTACTGGTCTTCAAGCCCTTAAGCTCGATTCATGTATTCGCAGGGCCCTGCCCAAAGAGGCATTAGTTGATAAACTTCTCCAACAGGGTTTTCGACTTGTTAATTGGATGGATCATACCAACTTATTGACCCAGCTAACTGTCAATTTAATCATGACCCATGGCTCCATGGACAATTTTTGGCTGAAGACATCAACCTGCTCGTGTTCTAATCTAGACTCAGGTTCTGAATCAATTGATCCGATCCTTGTTCGAGGGGCTCTTAAGCAAGCCAAGATGGGATATTTCCAACTGATTGCCCAAAAGAAGGCTACTTCAGTTAGAAAGGGATAGCAGATGGATATAAGAGACGAATATTTGATATCCGCAACCGAAAGCTTCACCGAGAGTTTATGTCCGGAATGTTTGCAGAGAATTCCGGCTCAGCGAGTGGTTGAGAAGGATGCAGTTTATATGGTCAAGCAATGCCCGGAACATGGAGACTATAGAACCCTGCTTTGGCGTGGGAGTCCCCAATGGGACTCTTGGCTCAGACCAACCATTCCGACCCCGCCAAAGGAGTGCTTTACTCAGGTTGAGAAAGGATGTCCCTTTGATTGCGGCTTATGCCGAGAACATTATAAGACAACCTGTACAGCTTTGCTGGAGATTACTCAGCGTTGTAATTTAAACTGCCGGGTTTGTTTTGCCAATGCCGGTACGGAGCTTGATGAACCATCCTTAGCAGTGATCGAGGGATGGTATAAGAAGGTTCTTACTGCCAGCGGTTCGGTCAATATTCAGTTGTCCGGCGGCGAACCAACTATTAGAGATGACCTGCCGGAAATTGTGGAGATGGGAAGGAGCTTAGGCTTCAACTTTATTCAGCTAAACACCAATGGCTTGCGTCTGGCGGAAGACTTTGCTTTTGTAAGCCGATTGAAAGAAGCGGGTCTTAGCTCCGTGTTCCTGCAATTTGACGGTACAGAGGATTTGATTTATCAGACAATCAGAGGCCGCAAGCTTTTGGAGGTTAAGGCCAAAGCCATAGACAATTGCGCTGAACAGGAGATTGGGGTGGTCTTAGTCCCTACCTTGATCCCGGGGATTAATACTCACAATATCGGAGGAATCCTCAAGTTTGCCTTAGAGAAACATCCCGCTGTCAGAGGGGTGCACTTTCAGCCCGTTAGTTATTTCGGAAGGATTCTCAAGGAACCCCAGGATTCAGACCGGATCACCCTCCCTGAAGTCATTCGAGCCATTGAGGAACAGACGGATGGACTGATCAAGGTCGGCAATCTGAAACCCCATAATGGTCGCTGCTCCTTTAGCGGCAATTTCATCAAACAAAGGGACGGTTCATTAAAGCCCATTGTCAATAATTCCTGTTGCACCGGGCCGGAGCGGGCAGATGAGCTGGCTCGAAAAACCCGAAGTTTTGTGGCTCGGCAATGGTCGGGGGCAGAAACCTTAAAGATTCAGCCTCTAAGCACCCAGCCCTCCAACTCCTGGGACAATCTAATTCAACAACTGAAAACCTATGCCTTTTCCATCAGCGGTATGGCCTTTCAGGATGTCTGGAATCTGGATATTGAACGCCTAAAAAATTGTTGTATTCATGTGGTCAGCCCTGAAGGCAAGTTAATTCCTTTTTGCGCTTACAACCTTACAGATAAACTCGGGCACTCAATTTACCGGAGGGAGAGATAGGTTTGGCTATAGCAACCACCTCCCTGGAGCCGTGGATTAGCAGCAAAATCAACGGAGATTCTTCAAAGAACTTAACCAGAACCCGAATTGAAAACTATCAAATACAAAAGCTGCAGGAAACTCTTCAGTGGGCTATCAGCAACAGCAGGTTTTACAGACATTTATACTCAGGCCGGGCTTGTGAGATAGACAACCTTAAGGATTTATTACAGTTGCCCTTTACCACCCCTGAAGATTTAAGACAGAATCCTTTGGATTTCCTCTGTGTCTCGCAAAATGAGATCAATAGAATCGTTACTTTACAGAGCTCGGGCACAACCGGCAAACCTAAGCGCTTGTTTTTTACTGAGGCAGATCAAGAATTAACCATCGATTTCTTTCGTCATGGTATGTTAACCCTGGTAAAACCCGGAGATAGAGTCTTGATAATGCTGCCGGGAGGTACCCCGGGAAGCGTCGGAGATTTGCTGCGCTTAGGTTTAGAAAGAGCGGGTATAACAGGGATTGTTCATGGTCTGGTCAGCAATCCGGAGTCAACTTTAGAGCAGATCAAAGTAAACAAGATTACTGCTTTAGTAGGAATCCCTACCCAAGTCCTGAGCTTGGCTCGTTTTAAAAATTCCCAAGGACGCCCAGTCCATTTGAGCTTGAGTAGGGTTTTGTTAAGTACGGATTACGTACCCCTAGCTATAGCGCAAGAACTGGAAAAGACATGGGGATGCAAAGTATTTAATCACTACGGAATGACTGAGATGGGACTGGGAGGAGGCCTGGAATGTGAAGGCTTCTGCGGTTACCATCTCAGGGAAGCGGATCTCTATCTGGAAATCATCGATCCCCGCTCCGGGCTGCCTGTCGAGGATGGGCAGCGAGGAGAGATCGTCCTAACCACTTTGACTCGGAAGGGAATGCCCTTGATCCGCTATCGAACAGGTGACCTGTCCAGATTTATTCCGGATCCCTGCGTTTGCGGGACAGTATTAAAGAGACTGGAACTGCTGAAGTCCAGAGATCGGGTTTACCTGACCGAGACGGAGTACCTTACTATGGCGGACTTTGACGAGGTATTGTTTGCTTTGCCTAAAGTTATGGATTTCGAGGTAACCCTTACGAAGAAGGGAGCAAAGGAAAGCTATTTACAACTCAGAGTCCAGCTAAAGGGTTCCTTTTCCTTGGCAACCCAGAATAATCTTATGGAAGCCTTAGATAAAATTCCTGCCCTCAGAAATGCCAGACAGCTGGGTCAACTGAAGGTAATGCTTTTGCTCATCTCCAGCACAGGACTAATTGTTCAAAAAAGCACATCTAAACGACAAATTCTCGACAAGAGAGGGAGTGACTAGTTGTTAACAGCAATCATAGTTGCCGCCGGCTACTCATTTCGCATGAAACGCTTCAAACCCCTTTTATCCTTGGGCGAGGACACGGTCTTAGAAAAAGCTGTTGAAAGCTTCGTTAAGGGTGGAATAAGGGATATTCGCGTGGTAGTGGGGCATCGAGCCAACGAAATGTATCCTATTTTAGAGAAAATCGAAGTTCAGACGGTTGTCAACCCGAATTTTTCTGAGGGCATGTTCTCCTCGGTGAGAGCCGGAGTTGAAAGCCTGCCCTCGGAGGCGAAAGGATTTTTTTTGTTACCTGTGGATAATCCAATCATCAGGCCGGACAGTATCAAGAAGCTGGAGAGTGCCTTCATGACAACAAGATTTGGTATTATCTACCCAACTTATCAAGGCACCAGGGGACACCCTCCTTTAATTTCCTGCCGCTATGGGAAAAAAGTAATGTTTTGGGATAAACCGGGAGGAATGAAGGCTTTATTAGAACAATATGAACAGGACGCCTTGGAGGTGGAGGTGGAGGACCCTGGAATTCTGCTGGATATGGACACACCGGAAGACTATCAACAAATGCTCAACTATTGCGGGCATTCCCAGATACCTTCGGAAAAAGAGTGTTACGCTATCCTGAAAAGTTCTAACACTTCTCCACAGGTGGTAAATCATTGCCAGCAGGTAGCACAGGTAAGTAGTGTCCTGGGAAGTTGTTTAATTAGGTGCGGATGTCCGCTGAACCAGGAACTCATCAAGGCAGCTGCCCTGCTGCATGACTTAGCCAAAGGGGAAGCTAACCATGCCTTGGCGGGTGCCAAAATGCTGGTTAAATATCCGGAAGTAGCCCTGATTGTCGCTGAACACATGGATATTTGTCTAGATTCAACAGACCGCCTTTTAACAGAGAAAGAAGTGGTTTATTTGGCAGACAAACTTGTTAAAGAGGAACAAATTATCTCACTCCAGGCTAGATTCTCCGGACTCTTGGAACAGTTCAAGAACAATGTTGAGGTTTCCAATAAGATTATCCTCAGACTTAGCAACGCCGAAAAAATCCAGGGGAAAATAGAAGAGATCGTTAAGATGCCATTGCCGGACATATGGAAGGTTGAGCTAGGAGGAAAGGGCTAATGGATAAGGAAATAATTTTTGGCCTTAAAAAGGCCATCGCAGAAACAATGGAAGCAGCACTGATTACAGTAACCAACGTATTAGGCTCAACTCCCCGTAAGCCGGGAGCAAAAATGTTGGTTTTTGCTGATGGAACAACCCTAGGAACCATTGGCGGCGGATGTGGGGAAGCAGAGGGAAGAAGAGAGGCTCTTAATGTTATCGCAGCTCAGACCTCGAAGATACACTACCTTAATATGACTGCAGACCTGGCCTCAGATGAGGGTATGGTTTGTGGAGGGATTATGGGATTATTCATTGATTATCTGGGGCCCTATAGTCCGGAGGAACACCTGAAAATCATGCAAGATTATTTGGCTGACTTGGAAAGGGTAAAACCTGTTCTTGTAACTGTTATAGAGGCCCATAATCAGGAATTAGTAGGGAAAAAATTATTCGTCCTAGACAATGGAGAGATCAAAGGGGATTTAGGCTCAGAAGAGCTAACTCGAATTGCTCTGGAAAATGCCAAAATCGGAGCTAAGCGCTGTCAGCCGGTCTTGGTGAGTTTAGACTTAGAGTTTGAGCCCTGCGATACTTCGGTTAAGAAACCAGCCTATCGTTTTTTGGTGGAGTCACCCCAGACGGTTGTCCAACTGTTAATTCTGGGTGCGGGACATATTGCCCTCCCCCTGGCGGCTATGGCTAAGATGGTAGGGTATGAGGTTACTGTGGTAGATGATCGGTTATCCTTTGCCAATGCTTACCGATTTCCAACGGCTGATAAAATTCTGTGCGATGACTTTGAACTTGCCATAGATAAGATAACCATTAATCCCCAAACATTTGTGGTGATTATTACCCGTGGACACCGCTATGACAAACTCTGCCTGCGTAAAGTGATCGATCAGCCAGCTTCCTACATCGGTATGATTGGCAGTCGGAAAAGGGTGAAAGCCTTGCTTGCTGAACTGGAGGAAGAGGGAATTTCCAGAGAAGGGCTGCAAAAGGTGTATTCCCCCATCGGCCTGAAAATCGGGGCGGAAACTCCTGAAGAAATTGCTGTAAGCATTCTTAGCGAACTGATAAAAGTTCAAAGGGAGTTGGATCAAAAGGTAAGGTAAATTGAAATGAGCATAATCAATTATGAGTAAAAAATTTATTTATTTACTAAGGCACGGGGATATTGGTCTTGGTAAAGAGAAACGCTATATTAGTCAAACGGACTTGCCCCTAAGTGTCCTTGGCGAGCAGCAAGCAAATTTATTGAAGGAGAAGTTGAGTCGGGTGCCCTTAGATAGCATATACTGCAGCGATTTAGCGAGGTCAGAACAAACTGCTGATATAATTGCTGCGGTTCATCAAATTAAACCCATAGCGCGCCAGGAATTACGCGAAATAAGGATGGGCGATTGGGAAGGGCAGCTTTTCTCAGAGATCAGAGCTAAGTATCCCAAGGAATTTCGGGAACGTGGAGAAGATATCGCCAATTACACGCCGCCAGGGGGGGAAAGTTTCTCTGATTGTTACCAAAGAGTGATTCCTGTCCTGGAAAACCTATCAAAATCCAACGAAACAACTATCGCAATTGTTGGGCATGCAGGCGTCAATAGAGTAATATTGTGCCATGTACTGGGTATGCCTTTAGAAAACCTCTTTCGTTTTGAGCAAAGTTATGGATGTGTTAATCTGATCAGCAAAGAGGGTTCAGAATATCGATTGAACTATTTAAACTATATAGTCACCTGAATCTCTCTAAAGATTATTAAAGAGGCATGAAAGCTAGACCGCCTCTCACACACCGATAAAGGGGTAGATCCTTTAACACAATTATTGTGTTAAAGGATCTACCCCCTTTACATGCCGAGCTATATATTAACACCCAGATCCTTCATCTTCCGATAGAGAGTATTTCTCCCGATGCCAAGGAGCTTAGCAGCTGGGGCTATCTTCCCGTTAGTTTGATTAAGGGCGTAAAGAATAGCCTGTTTAGTTTGTTGATTTAGCAGGGGTTCAGCTTTGGTTACTGATTTGTTTTGCAAAGACTGCCGAATTTCATCCGGTAAATCTTCAACGGTAAGAACGGGACCTTCTGCTAAAGCAACCATGCTTTCAATACAGTTCTCTAATTCTCGGACATTACCAGGCCAGGAATGGGAGGACAGATATGAAAACACTTCTTCTTGAATACCCAGCAGTGGGAGTTCCAGGGAATTACATGTTTTGTCAATAAAATAACGAACTAAGTCAGGAATATCCTCTGTACGTTCCCGGAGGGGAGGTAATTCTAAAGTAATGACTTTAAGGCGATAGTATAAATCTAAGCGAAATTTTTCCTCAGTTACTAGCACGGAGAGATCTTTATGAGTAGCAGCAATGACACGAACATCTATTTTTAAAGCTTTTGTATCCCCAATCCGAGAAACTTCCTTTTCTTGCAGCACTCGAAGAAGTGCTACTTGAACATTTAAGGGCATATCTCCAATTTCATCAAGGAATATAGTCCCGTTATTAGCTAATTCAAATTTGCCGGGTTTTCCACCCCGGCGTGCTCCCGTGAAGGCACCATCAACATAACCAAACAATTCACTTTCTATAAGTGTGGCAGGAAGTGAGGCGCAATTCAAGGCGACAAAGGGTCCTTCGCTTCGAGAGCTGAGTTGATGGATTGTACGGGAA comes from Desulfosporosinus meridiei DSM 13257 and encodes:
- a CDS encoding molybdopterin-dependent aldehyde oxidoreductase, coding for MIKKHVIINGNPQTLIVDGEVTLANVLRGQLHMTGTKIGCGKAQCGACSVIVDGKVIRSCVTKMKRIADEAVITTIEGVGTKEHLHPLQLAWMIHGAAQCGFCSPGFIVSAKQLLEENNNPTRDEVRDWFQKHRNACRCTGYKPLVDAVMEASRLIRGEVTVEELWCKLPEDGRIWGTEYIRPSALAKVTGTWDFGADVGIKMPCETLQLKLVQAKVSHANILSIDTSEAEKMPGVYRVITHKDVVGKNQITGLITFPTNKGDGWDRPILCEKKVFQFGDAIAIVAADTAAHAQAAADKVKVELELLPEYMSAPAAMADDAIEIHPGTPNVYFETKVVKGDETAPLMETADVVVEDDFYIGRQPHMPIEPDVGFAFFNEEGKLIIHSKSIGIHLHQAMICAGIGIESDKLILVQNPAGGTFGYKFSPTIEALLGVAAVATGKPVYLEFDYYQQTTYTGKRSPFFINLKYGATKEGKLVAMESDWTVDHGPYSEFGDLLTMRGTQFIGCGYNIPNIRGNGRTVCTNHAWGSAFRGYGSPQSTFSSEVLMDELAEKLGMDPFELRYKNVYRPGDTTPTGCEPDVYCLVDILDKLKPCYETAQEWVKQPASSPDKKRGIGISIGVYGSGLDGADSSVVNAELTSKGVTIYTSWEDHGQGADMGTLATAHEALRPLGIKPEDIKLVMNDMEKTPNSGPAGGSRSQVLVGNATRVACEELIKGISKEDGTFRTYDEMIAEKLPVYFSGAWTAPASECSVETGQGNPFAVYMYGAFLSQVEVNITTGKTEVVKMTMVADVGKIANKLVVDGQLYGGLVQGLGLALSEDFEDIKKHIDLISCGLPFIKDVPDNIELHYVETHRPHGPFGAAGSGELPLTSPHASIINAIYNACGARITHLPARPEKVLAALNAKK
- a CDS encoding pyridine nucleotide-disulfide oxidoreductase/dicluster-binding protein, whose product is MDQDELKKQEAKCTQESPPACTAGCPIHVDVRKLMTDIQKQDWKSALATLQKKQPFPGIIGRICDHPCEAVCLRQDVGTAVAISALEGFCVQNHYAKVKMGIVPSKSQTVAIVGSGLRGLTAAYDLAKKGYKVSLFEKTDRLGGYLWSYPKDQLPSEIIVEELSVLSRLNVQIHLNTAITSQDLGQLQGKFNVLYLGLAENSPEITELLGEQLQIDPATCATLLPGIFGGSYAGNNSLINSVADGRKAAVSMDRYLQGVSLTASREGEGAFETQLYVNTRGIDPLSRVPMSNSSQGYTLEEALQEAGRCLDCQCLECVKACKYMQEYGSYPKKYLRQIYNNDTIVMGMRHGNKMINSCSLCGQCAEICPQGLDLGVACKATRESMVSKGKMPPSAHDFALRDMTFNNSAEFTLTRHQPGHTSSKYVFFPGCQLSGSSPERVKQVYAYLTDKLSGGVALLLRCCNAPADWAGDQELFQNSLKDLVNEWESLGKPQIIVACSTCHSIFRERFPEVVSLWELMADLGLPEQGVCPTGVKLAVQDPCTTRNEPNLQAAVRQILQELGCEIEELPYSKERTKCCGFGGLTSFANPNLGKKIVEDRIQESSTDYVAYCAMCRDNFASQGKRTVHLLDLMFDTNFEEAALRPRVGLSYRHENRAKLKSTLLDSLWKEVLPKKDVAYLQIKLQLDERVLGIMEERRILIEDIQRVIELAEGTGRKFVNPDNGHSLAYFRPVKVTYWVEYQEQEQGFVVLNVYSHRMEIVEEGS
- a CDS encoding DVU_1557 family redox protein, coding for MNNNQKQTPKTPWKCGKCGGELQRGAVKASYLGNDFVVEELKCLSCGLVLITEDLALGKMFEVEQSLEDK
- a CDS encoding DVU_1555 family C-GCAxxG-C-C protein, which translates into the protein MTVDAFRMFQLATQGFCCSQIMVILGLDEQGQENPDLIRAMHGLCGGIGRSGKTCGALTGGVCVLGLKMGKGTPQEFGHSKLNRMINDLLEWFEEVHGSIDCDGILDHSLGEGNEYPVQCGNIVSTTFSKVNEILAAYADEPEMSDEE
- the trsM gene encoding DVU_1556 family methyltransferase; protein product: MDNNDQGIFKLYESDLLRQSTGDTLRPGGFYLTDLGVKSCNFSPGARVLDVGCGSGATVDRLVSLYGLQALGLDPSALLLESGLKKNPSLNLIQGQGEDLPFPAQQMDGVFAECALSVMADLDQVLQEIFRVLKPGGWLVINDVYAKNPDGLTGLQALKLDSCIRRALPKEALVDKLLQQGFRLVNWMDHTNLLTQLTVNLIMTHGSMDNFWLKTSTCSCSNLDSGSESIDPILVRGALKQAKMGYFQLIAQKKATSVRKG
- the trsS gene encoding radical SAM (seleno)protein TrsS, coding for MDIRDEYLISATESFTESLCPECLQRIPAQRVVEKDAVYMVKQCPEHGDYRTLLWRGSPQWDSWLRPTIPTPPKECFTQVEKGCPFDCGLCREHYKTTCTALLEITQRCNLNCRVCFANAGTELDEPSLAVIEGWYKKVLTASGSVNIQLSGGEPTIRDDLPEIVEMGRSLGFNFIQLNTNGLRLAEDFAFVSRLKEAGLSSVFLQFDGTEDLIYQTIRGRKLLEVKAKAIDNCAEQEIGVVLVPTLIPGINTHNIGGILKFALEKHPAVRGVHFQPVSYFGRILKEPQDSDRITLPEVIRAIEEQTDGLIKVGNLKPHNGRCSFSGNFIKQRDGSLKPIVNNSCCTGPERADELARKTRSFVARQWSGAETLKIQPLSTQPSNSWDNLIQQLKTYAFSISGMAFQDVWNLDIERLKNCCIHVVSPEGKLIPFCAYNLTDKLGHSIYRRER